One Pseudomonas sp. MH9.2 DNA segment encodes these proteins:
- a CDS encoding putative 2-dehydropantoate 2-reductase, with the protein MAVIWHVLGVGSLGSLWATRLARAGLPVRLILRDPTRLTAYKAAGGLTLVEQGHGHTLAIPAQTFDAAEPIERLLVACKAYDAEAAVARLAPRLSANAELILLQNGLGSQDAVAAKVPHARCIFASSTEGAFRDGDWRVVFAGHGYTWLGDAKDPTPPTWLNELQASGIPHEWTPDILTRLWRKLALNCAINPLTVLHDCRNGGLATHHCEVATLCAELTELLGCCGQPAAAEDLHSEVERVIQATAANYSSMYQDVAHGRRTEISYLLGHACAVAARHQCSLPHLTQLQARLIAHLQSRGLRTD; encoded by the coding sequence ATGGCTGTTATCTGGCACGTTTTGGGCGTCGGCAGCCTCGGCAGCCTGTGGGCGACCCGCCTGGCGCGCGCCGGATTACCGGTACGCCTGATTTTGCGCGACCCAACGCGTCTGACGGCCTACAAGGCCGCCGGCGGTCTGACCCTGGTCGAGCAAGGCCACGGCCACACCTTGGCCATCCCCGCGCAAACATTCGACGCCGCCGAACCCATTGAACGCCTGCTGGTAGCGTGCAAAGCCTATGACGCCGAAGCCGCCGTCGCTCGTCTGGCTCCGCGATTGAGCGCCAATGCTGAACTGATCCTGTTGCAAAATGGCCTCGGCAGTCAGGATGCGGTCGCGGCAAAGGTGCCCCATGCCCGCTGTATATTTGCATCGAGTACCGAGGGTGCTTTTCGTGACGGCGACTGGCGTGTGGTATTTGCCGGCCACGGCTACACCTGGCTCGGCGATGCCAAGGACCCGACGCCGCCCACATGGCTGAACGAGCTACAGGCCAGCGGCATCCCTCATGAGTGGACCCCGGACATCCTCACCCGGCTCTGGCGCAAGCTGGCGCTGAACTGCGCGATCAACCCACTGACCGTACTCCATGACTGCCGCAACGGCGGGCTGGCAACCCACCACTGCGAAGTCGCGACACTGTGCGCTGAATTGACCGAACTGCTCGGTTGCTGCGGCCAGCCCGCGGCAGCCGAGGACTTGCACAGCGAGGTCGAGCGGGTGATTCAGGCGACGGCAGCCAACTATTCGTCGATGTATCAGGACGTCGCCCACGGCCGCCGCACCGAAATCAGCTATCTGTTGGGCCACGCCTGCGCGGTAGCGGCGCGTCATCAGTGCTCGCTGCCGCACCTGACTCAGCTGCAAGCGCGACTGATCGCCCATTTGCAGTCACGCGGGTTGCGCACCGACTAG
- a CDS encoding sensor histidine kinase, translated as MPLRQRLENLPVGQKLLAALLVLLTTVLLVANLTFISAAYYISQESMAPQALQTIGRLLSNPGLSQDALTSESNAKALLKELKSYSSLRAAALYDNNGERLAQVQQGEKLNLPERYKNIEGWRLTEFRSTQLIPIPKAGEAPGYLLLVASSELPMAFYTGTLTASLGILVFSVLLWLIIARQIRRLITEPIYQLEQLSRQVTREENYALRAKRGNDDEIGSLAEAFNTMLSRIEAREQQLKRARDDSQDAYDQAQGLAEETRHTNRKLELEVQVRSKIEKKLTGFQNYLNSIIDSMPSALIALDEQLYVTQWNQEASALSGTPLDEALNQPIFLAFEPMKAFLPKIKHTVERHTVTKIERVTWIKDEVPHHYALTFYPLTGGAGRGVVIRIDDITQRLSLEDMMVQSEKMLSVGGLAAGMAHEINNPLGAILHNVQNIRRRLSPDLPKNIEQAEQNGIDLAQVNRYLESREVPKLLEGIQQAGARAAKIVSHMLSFSRLSNRQMAPCDLPALIDQAVEIASNDFDLTIGFDFKGQAIIRQFDPNLGPVPGTANELEQVLLNLLKNAAQAIHQRANDSEPGRIILRTRLNPPWAEIQVEDNGIGMSENVRKRTFEPFFTTKEIGQGTGLGLSVSYFIITNNHKGQMEVQSTPGQGTCFTLRLPLAGSAINVQEQSLSEL; from the coding sequence ATGCCATTGCGCCAGCGCCTAGAAAACCTACCGGTAGGACAGAAGCTTCTGGCCGCCTTGCTGGTCTTGTTGACCACGGTATTGTTGGTGGCCAACCTGACCTTCATCAGCGCCGCCTATTACATCTCCCAAGAAAGCATGGCCCCACAAGCCTTGCAGACCATTGGCCGACTGCTCAGCAACCCCGGTCTCAGCCAGGACGCGTTAACGTCGGAAAGCAACGCCAAAGCTTTGCTCAAGGAGCTCAAGAGCTATAGCTCATTGCGTGCGGCAGCACTGTACGACAACAACGGTGAGCGTCTGGCGCAGGTACAGCAGGGCGAAAAACTCAACTTGCCCGAACGCTACAAGAACATAGAAGGTTGGCGCCTGACCGAGTTTCGCAGCACTCAACTGATTCCCATCCCCAAAGCAGGAGAAGCTCCAGGCTACCTATTGCTGGTGGCCAGCAGTGAGCTGCCGATGGCGTTTTACACCGGCACGCTCACCGCCAGCCTGGGGATTCTGGTATTCAGCGTATTGCTGTGGCTGATCATCGCCCGGCAGATTCGGCGCCTGATCACCGAGCCGATCTACCAGCTCGAACAGCTGTCGCGCCAGGTGACCCGCGAGGAAAACTACGCACTGCGTGCCAAACGAGGCAACGACGATGAAATCGGCAGCCTGGCGGAAGCCTTCAACACCATGCTTTCGCGTATTGAAGCCCGGGAGCAGCAACTCAAACGTGCGCGGGACGACTCTCAAGACGCCTACGACCAAGCACAGGGCCTGGCAGAAGAAACCCGCCACACCAACCGCAAACTCGAACTCGAAGTGCAGGTGCGCAGCAAGATCGAGAAGAAACTCACCGGCTTCCAGAACTACCTCAACAGCATCATCGACTCGATGCCGTCAGCGCTGATCGCGCTGGACGAACAGCTGTATGTCACGCAATGGAACCAAGAGGCCAGCGCCCTCTCCGGCACACCTCTGGATGAAGCCCTCAATCAGCCGATTTTCCTCGCCTTTGAGCCAATGAAAGCTTTCCTGCCGAAGATCAAACACACGGTCGAGCGACACACGGTCACCAAGATCGAGCGGGTCACCTGGATCAAAGATGAAGTCCCTCACCACTATGCACTGACCTTTTATCCGCTGACAGGCGGCGCAGGCCGTGGCGTGGTGATCCGCATCGATGACATCACCCAGCGGCTGTCGCTGGAGGACATGATGGTGCAGTCGGAGAAGATGCTGTCGGTCGGCGGGCTTGCGGCCGGCATGGCGCATGAAATCAACAACCCCCTAGGCGCAATCCTGCACAACGTGCAGAACATTCGCAGACGCCTGTCGCCGGATCTGCCGAAAAACATCGAGCAGGCCGAACAAAACGGCATTGATCTGGCGCAGGTCAATCGATACCTGGAAAGCCGTGAAGTGCCTAAATTACTCGAAGGCATCCAGCAGGCCGGCGCCCGCGCCGCCAAAATCGTCAGCCACATGCTCAGTTTCAGCCGACTCAGCAACCGACAGATGGCGCCCTGCGACTTGCCCGCCTTGATCGATCAGGCCGTAGAAATCGCCAGTAACGACTTCGACCTGACCATCGGCTTCGACTTCAAGGGCCAGGCCATCATTCGCCAGTTCGACCCCAACCTGGGCCCCGTACCCGGTACGGCTAACGAGCTGGAGCAGGTGCTGCTCAATTTGCTGAAGAACGCCGCGCAGGCCATCCATCAACGTGCAAATGATAGTGAACCGGGACGCATCATCCTGCGTACCCGCCTAAACCCGCCTTGGGCCGAGATCCAGGTCGAAGACAATGGCATCGGGATGTCTGAGAACGTACGAAAACGCACCTTCGAGCCGTTTTTCACCACCAAGGAAATCGGTCAAGGCACAGGGCTCGGTCTGTCCGTGTCGTACTTCATTATCACCAACAACCACAAAGGCCAGATGGAAGTGCAATCGACCCCAGGCCAAGGCACTTGCTTCACCCTGCGCCTGCCGCTGGCCGGCAGCGCAATCAACGTTCAGGAACAGTCCCTTTCGGAGTTATAA
- a CDS encoding glutathione S-transferase family protein, whose protein sequence is MSLHLIIGDKRFSSWSLRPALALDMIGVPYTEKVIWLNQPDSRQRALEHSPTGKVPLLKTEHGTIADSLAIIEYLAERFPEAGLWPQDIAARAQARSACAQMHSGFMGLRTHMGFDLRRDAALDVIPADAQADIDRIVALWAECRAAAVESGPYLFGKLSAADAFFAPVAVRLRTYRVALPAEAQAYVETIYQWPAFQRWQKAGLEEVVR, encoded by the coding sequence ATGAGCTTGCACCTGATTATCGGCGACAAACGCTTTTCTTCCTGGTCGCTGCGTCCTGCGCTGGCGCTGGATATGATCGGCGTGCCCTATACCGAGAAAGTGATTTGGCTGAATCAGCCAGACAGTCGGCAACGGGCGCTTGAGCATTCGCCAACCGGCAAAGTTCCTCTCCTGAAAACCGAACACGGGACCATTGCTGACTCTTTGGCGATTATTGAGTACCTGGCCGAGCGTTTTCCCGAGGCGGGACTCTGGCCGCAGGATATCGCTGCCCGGGCCCAGGCGCGCTCAGCCTGCGCGCAGATGCACAGCGGGTTCATGGGTTTGCGCACGCACATGGGGTTCGACCTTCGGCGTGATGCGGCGCTGGACGTGATCCCTGCCGACGCTCAGGCCGACATCGATCGTATCGTTGCGTTGTGGGCTGAGTGTCGTGCCGCGGCCGTTGAGAGTGGTCCTTATCTGTTTGGTAAGCTGAGCGCGGCGGATGCGTTTTTCGCTCCGGTTGCAGTGCGCCTGCGGACCTATCGTGTGGCATTGCCCGCAGAGGCGCAGGCGTATGTTGAAACAATTTACCAGTGGCCTGCTTTTCAGCGCTGGCAGAAAGCAGGTTTAGAGGAAGTGGTGCGGTGA
- the argJ gene encoding bifunctional glutamate N-acetyltransferase/amino-acid acetyltransferase ArgJ — MAVGLGPLPTLHPVPGFELGIASAGIKRPGRKDVVVMRCAEGSSVAGVFTLNAFCAAPVILAKQRVQGPVRYLLTNTGNANAGTGTPGLAAAARTCAKLAELAGVDANAVLPYSTGVIGEPLPVEKIEGALQAALDDLSVDNWAAAATGIMTTDTLPKGASRQFQHEGVTITVTGISKGAGMIRPNMATMLGYIATDAKVAQSVLQDLLRDGANKSFNRITIDGDTSTNDCCMLIATGKAALPEITEAKGPLFAALKQAVFEVCMDVAQAIVRDGEGATKFVTVEVNGGGNHQECLDVAYAVAHSPLIKTALFASDPNWGRILAAVGRAGVPDLDVSKIDVFLGAVCIASQGCRATTYTEAQGSAVMAEAEITIRIELGRGECRETIWTTDLSHEYVKINAEYRT; from the coding sequence ATGGCTGTTGGTCTTGGTCCTTTGCCGACGTTGCACCCGGTTCCTGGTTTTGAACTTGGCATTGCCTCTGCCGGAATCAAGCGCCCAGGGCGCAAAGACGTGGTGGTCATGCGCTGCGCTGAAGGTTCCAGTGTGGCGGGCGTGTTCACGCTGAACGCGTTCTGCGCCGCGCCGGTGATTCTGGCCAAGCAGCGTGTACAAGGCCCTGTGCGTTATTTGCTGACCAACACCGGTAATGCCAACGCGGGCACCGGTACGCCGGGGCTAGCAGCCGCCGCGCGTACCTGCGCCAAGCTCGCGGAGCTGGCGGGTGTCGACGCCAATGCGGTGCTGCCTTACTCCACCGGGGTGATTGGCGAGCCATTGCCCGTGGAGAAAATCGAAGGCGCGCTGCAAGCCGCCCTGGACGATCTGTCTGTGGATAACTGGGCCGCCGCGGCAACCGGGATCATGACCACTGACACTTTGCCCAAGGGGGCGAGCCGTCAGTTTCAGCATGAAGGCGTGACCATCACCGTGACGGGGATCAGCAAGGGCGCAGGGATGATTCGTCCGAACATGGCGACCATGCTCGGCTACATCGCTACTGACGCCAAGGTCGCGCAGAGTGTGTTGCAGGACCTGCTGCGTGACGGGGCCAACAAGTCGTTCAATCGCATCACCATCGACGGCGATACCTCGACCAACGACTGCTGCATGCTGATCGCGACGGGCAAGGCCGCATTACCGGAGATCACTGAGGCTAAAGGTCCATTGTTCGCCGCGCTTAAACAAGCGGTGTTCGAAGTATGCATGGACGTGGCTCAGGCCATCGTCCGTGATGGCGAGGGCGCAACCAAGTTCGTCACAGTTGAAGTGAATGGCGGCGGCAATCATCAGGAATGTCTGGACGTGGCTTACGCCGTGGCGCACTCACCGTTGATCAAAACCGCGTTGTTCGCCTCCGATCCCAACTGGGGCCGGATCCTTGCTGCGGTGGGCCGCGCCGGTGTGCCGGATCTGGACGTCAGCAAGATCGACGTCTTCCTCGGTGCTGTGTGCATCGCCAGCCAGGGCTGCCGTGCAACCACCTACACCGAAGCTCAGGGCTCGGCGGTCATGGCCGAAGCTGAAATCACCATCCGCATCGAGCTGGGCCGTGGTGAATGCCGCGAAACTATCTGGACCACCGACCTGTCGCACGAGTACGTGAAGATCAACGCGGAATATCGTACGTAA
- a CDS encoding cob(I)yrinic acid a,c-diamide adenosyltransferase, protein MGFRLSKIYTRTGDKGETGLGDGRRVPKDHPRIEAIGEVDTLNSQVGVLLAGLAEQVEHYPGLSELIEVLTPCQHRLFDLGGELAMPAYQALDNAEIERLEAAIDLWNETLGPLENFILPGGSALIAQAHVCRSLARSAERRCQHLNALEPLAGVGLAYINRLSDLLFVAARLIAKRQGIAEILWQAAPKP, encoded by the coding sequence ATGGGCTTTCGCCTGTCGAAAATTTACACACGTACGGGCGACAAAGGCGAAACCGGCCTTGGTGATGGCCGCCGCGTACCCAAGGACCACCCGCGTATCGAGGCCATTGGCGAGGTCGACACATTGAACAGCCAAGTGGGCGTATTGCTCGCAGGGTTGGCGGAGCAGGTCGAGCATTATCCGGGCTTGAGCGAGCTGATCGAGGTACTGACGCCTTGCCAGCATCGGTTGTTCGATCTGGGTGGCGAGTTGGCGATGCCTGCGTATCAAGCGCTCGACAACGCTGAAATCGAGCGCCTGGAGGCAGCCATCGATCTATGGAACGAGACGCTGGGTCCGCTGGAAAACTTCATTCTGCCGGGCGGTTCAGCATTGATCGCGCAGGCCCACGTATGTCGCAGCCTGGCCCGCAGCGCCGAACGCCGTTGCCAACACCTGAATGCCCTCGAACCACTGGCAGGGGTTGGCCTGGCCTACATCAACCGACTGTCGGACCTGCTGTTCGTGGCGGCGCGTTTGATTGCCAAGCGTCAGGGCATTGCCGAGATTCTTTGGCAGGCGGCGCCAAAACCGTAG
- a CDS encoding DUF721 domain-containing protein, with protein MAFRPLSARAPAVLLREAKPLKAIFHHAQRLAHLQRLLETQLQPAAREHCHVASWREGSLLLIVTDGHWATRLRYQQKRLQRQLVAFEEFASLTRILFKVQPPTVQQGATGHTIHLSANAAESIQATAEGITDPNLRAALERLASHGKPKG; from the coding sequence ATGGCATTTCGTCCCCTCTCGGCAAGGGCGCCGGCCGTCTTGCTCCGCGAGGCGAAGCCGCTTAAAGCCATATTCCACCACGCTCAACGCCTGGCCCACTTACAGCGCCTGCTCGAAACCCAGCTGCAACCGGCTGCTCGTGAACACTGCCACGTCGCGTCCTGGCGTGAAGGCAGCCTGTTGCTGATCGTGACCGACGGTCATTGGGCCACGCGCCTGCGCTATCAACAGAAACGCCTGCAACGACAGCTGGTCGCTTTTGAAGAATTCGCCAGCCTGACGCGCATCCTGTTCAAAGTACAACCGCCTACCGTCCAACAGGGCGCAACAGGACACACCATCCATCTGTCGGCCAACGCCGCAGAAAGCATCCAGGCCACGGCAGAGGGTATTACCGACCCTAATCTGCGTGCCGCGCTGGAGCGGCTAGCGAGTCATGGCAAGCCCAAGGGCTGA
- a CDS encoding YajQ family cyclic di-GMP-binding protein — protein MPSFDVVSELDKHEVTNAVDNAIKELDRRYDLKGKGTFEFKELTVNLTAEADFQLEAMVEILKLCLVKRKIDVQCLELKDAYASGKLMKQEATLKEGIDKEMAKKIVAHIKDAKLKVQAAIQGEQVRVTGKKRDDLQEAMAVLRGHEFGMPLQFNNFRD, from the coding sequence ATGCCCTCGTTCGACGTAGTGTCCGAACTGGATAAACACGAAGTCACTAACGCCGTCGACAATGCCATCAAAGAGCTGGATCGTCGGTACGACCTTAAAGGCAAAGGCACATTCGAGTTCAAGGAGTTGACCGTGAACCTCACCGCCGAGGCAGATTTTCAGCTAGAGGCGATGGTCGAAATCCTCAAGCTGTGCCTGGTCAAGCGCAAGATTGATGTGCAATGCCTTGAGCTCAAGGATGCTTATGCGTCCGGCAAATTGATGAAGCAGGAAGCCACCCTCAAGGAAGGCATTGATAAAGAGATGGCGAAGAAAATCGTCGCTCATATCAAAGACGCCAAGCTTAAGGTGCAGGCCGCTATTCAGGGCGAGCAAGTCCGTGTGACCGGCAAGAAACGTGATGATTTGCAAGAAGCGATGGCGGTACTGCGGGGTCATGAGTTCGGCATGCCCCTGCAGTTCAACAACTTTCGCGACTAA
- a CDS encoding Nudix family hydrolase — MKRVHVAAAVIRGNDGKILIARRADTQHQGGLWEFPGGKVETGETVEVALARELLEELGIVVVTARPLIKVQHDYPDKQVLLDVWEVSAFIGEPHGAEGQPLAWASARELVDYDFPAANQPIVAAARLPGEYLITPEGLETPELLRGLQKAIAGGIKLVQLRSPNGYDPKYRDLAVDAVGLCAGKAQLMLKGPLEWLGDFPAAGWHLTAAQLRKLASAGRPFPAARWLAASCHNAEELALAEQMGVDFVTLSPVQATQTHPDALPMGWEQATQLIAGFSKPVFLLGGVGVDDRQRAWESGAQGVAGIRAFWPEV, encoded by the coding sequence GTGAAACGAGTTCATGTAGCAGCGGCAGTGATCCGTGGTAACGACGGCAAGATCCTTATCGCACGACGTGCCGATACTCAGCATCAGGGCGGTTTGTGGGAGTTTCCCGGCGGTAAGGTCGAGACCGGTGAAACGGTCGAGGTCGCGCTGGCACGCGAGCTGCTGGAAGAGCTGGGTATCGTGGTTGTCACCGCTCGTCCGTTGATCAAGGTTCAGCACGACTACCCGGACAAGCAGGTGTTGCTGGATGTCTGGGAAGTATCGGCATTCATCGGTGAGCCGCATGGCGCCGAAGGCCAGCCATTGGCGTGGGCGTCTGCGCGCGAGCTGGTGGACTATGACTTTCCGGCGGCGAATCAGCCTATCGTCGCGGCAGCACGCTTGCCTGGCGAGTACCTGATTACCCCCGAGGGGCTGGAAACGCCAGAATTGCTGCGCGGTTTGCAGAAGGCGATAGCCGGAGGAATCAAGCTGGTACAGCTGCGCTCGCCGAACGGGTACGACCCGAAATATCGCGACTTGGCGGTGGATGCCGTTGGACTCTGCGCAGGCAAGGCGCAGTTGATGCTCAAAGGGCCGCTGGAGTGGCTGGGTGACTTCCCGGCTGCTGGGTGGCACCTGACGGCGGCGCAGTTGCGCAAACTCGCCAGCGCAGGCCGACCGTTCCCTGCTGCACGCTGGCTAGCGGCGTCCTGTCACAACGCTGAGGAATTGGCGCTGGCCGAGCAGATGGGGGTGGATTTCGTCACGTTGTCTCCGGTGCAAGCTACGCAAACCCATCCAGACGCGCTGCCGATGGGGTGGGAGCAGGCGACGCAGTTGATCGCCGGCTTCAGCAAGCCCGTGTTTTTGCTAGGCGGTGTCGGTGTCGATGATCGTCAGCGCGCCTGGGAAAGCGGCGCGCAGGGCGTGGCAGGGATTCGGGCGTTTTGGCCAGAGGTCTGA
- the secA gene encoding preprotein translocase subunit SecA has product MFAPLLKKLFGSKNEREVKRMLKTVVTVNAFEEQMVALSDEQLRAKTEEFKARLAKGETLDQLLPEAFAVAREAGKRVMGMRHFDVQLIGGTALHEGMIAEMRTGEGKTLVATLAVYLNALAGKGVHVITVNDYLARRDANWMRPLYEFLGLTVGVVTPFQPPEEKRAAYASDITYGTNNEFGFDYLRDNMAFSMEDKFQRELNFAVIDEVDSILIDEARTPLIISGQAEDSSKLYTEINKLIPRLEQHIEEVEGVVTKAGHFTVDEKTRQVELNEAGHQFIEEMLTEVGLLAVGESLYSAHNLGLLTHVYAGLRAHKLFHRNVEYIVQDGQILLVDEHTGRTMPGRRLSEGLHQAIEAKEVLNIQAESQTLASTTFQNYFRLYNKLSGMTGTADTEAFEFHQIYSLSVTVIPPNKPLARKDFNDLVYLTAEEKYAAIVTDIKECLAQGRPVLVGTATIETSEHMSSLLIKEGIDHKVLNAKYHEKEAEIIAQAGRPGALTIATNMAGRGTDILLGGNWEVEVAALEEPTPEQIAQIKADWQKRHQQVIEAGGLHVIASERHESRRIDNQLRGRAGRQGDTGSSRFYLSLEDSLMRIFASDRVKNFMKALGMQSGEAIEHRMVTNAIEKAQRKVEGRNFDIRKQLLEFDDVSNEQRKVIYHMRNSLLAATNIGDTIADFRLDVLNSLVSQHIPPQSLPEQWDVVGLEAALNSDFGVQLPIQQWLDEDDHLYEETLREKLLQELLAAYNDKEEQASAEALRTFEKQILLRVLDDLWKDHLSTMDHLRHGIHLRGYAQKNPKQEYKRESFALFQELLDSIKRDTIRVLSHVQVRREDPAEEEARLRRDAEELAHRMQFEHAEAPSLDQPEALLEEGDVAVAAAPVRNDQKLGRNEVCWCGSGKKFKHCHGQIN; this is encoded by the coding sequence ATGTTTGCGCCTTTGTTAAAGAAACTTTTTGGAAGCAAGAACGAGCGTGAAGTCAAACGCATGCTCAAGACGGTCGTCACCGTCAATGCCTTCGAAGAGCAAATGGTGGCCCTTTCGGACGAGCAATTGCGTGCCAAGACCGAAGAGTTCAAGGCCCGTTTAGCCAAAGGTGAGACCCTCGATCAACTTCTGCCTGAAGCTTTTGCGGTTGCCCGAGAAGCCGGCAAGCGTGTCATGGGTATGCGCCACTTCGACGTCCAGTTGATTGGCGGCACAGCCCTGCACGAAGGCATGATCGCTGAAATGCGTACCGGTGAAGGCAAGACCCTGGTGGCGACACTGGCGGTTTACCTGAACGCGCTGGCCGGTAAGGGCGTGCACGTTATTACTGTGAACGACTACCTGGCTCGTCGTGACGCCAACTGGATGCGTCCGCTTTACGAATTCCTCGGTCTGACCGTCGGCGTCGTCACGCCTTTCCAGCCGCCGGAAGAGAAGCGCGCTGCTTATGCGTCGGATATCACCTACGGCACCAACAACGAATTTGGTTTCGATTACCTGCGCGACAACATGGCTTTCAGCATGGAAGACAAGTTCCAGCGCGAGCTTAACTTCGCTGTAATCGACGAAGTCGACTCGATCCTGATCGATGAAGCGCGTACGCCGCTGATCATTTCCGGTCAGGCTGAAGACAGCTCCAAGCTATACACCGAAATCAATAAACTGATCCCGAGACTCGAGCAGCACATCGAGGAAGTGGAAGGTGTTGTTACCAAGGCCGGGCATTTCACCGTTGACGAGAAAACCCGTCAGGTTGAACTGAACGAAGCCGGTCACCAGTTCATCGAAGAGATGCTGACTGAAGTCGGCCTGCTGGCGGTGGGTGAAAGCCTGTACTCGGCGCACAACCTGGGCCTCTTGACCCACGTTTACGCCGGTCTGCGCGCACACAAACTGTTCCATCGCAACGTCGAGTACATCGTCCAGGACGGTCAGATCCTGCTGGTCGACGAACACACCGGTCGTACCATGCCGGGTCGCCGTCTGTCCGAAGGTCTGCATCAGGCCATCGAAGCGAAGGAAGTGCTGAATATTCAGGCCGAGAGCCAGACCCTGGCATCGACCACCTTCCAGAACTACTTCCGCCTGTACAACAAGCTGTCCGGTATGACCGGTACAGCGGACACCGAGGCGTTCGAGTTCCATCAGATCTACAGCTTGTCGGTAACGGTTATTCCGCCGAACAAGCCGCTGGCGCGTAAAGACTTCAACGACCTGGTCTACCTGACCGCCGAAGAAAAATACGCCGCCATCGTCACCGATATCAAAGAGTGCCTGGCCCAGGGGCGTCCGGTACTGGTGGGTACGGCAACCATCGAAACCTCCGAGCACATGTCCAGCCTGTTGATCAAGGAAGGCATCGATCACAAGGTTCTGAACGCCAAGTATCACGAAAAAGAAGCCGAAATCATCGCCCAGGCCGGTCGTCCGGGTGCGCTGACCATTGCCACCAACATGGCCGGTCGTGGTACCGACATTCTGTTGGGCGGCAATTGGGAAGTGGAAGTCGCGGCCCTGGAAGAGCCGACCCCTGAGCAGATCGCTCAGATCAAAGCCGACTGGCAGAAACGCCATCAGCAAGTGATCGAAGCGGGTGGTCTGCATGTGATTGCTTCCGAGCGTCATGAGTCGCGCCGTATCGATAACCAGCTGCGTGGTCGTGCCGGTCGTCAGGGCGATACAGGTTCCAGCCGTTTCTACCTGTCGCTGGAAGACAGCCTGATGCGCATTTTCGCCTCTGATCGGGTGAAAAACTTCATGAAAGCGCTGGGCATGCAGTCCGGCGAAGCGATTGAGCACCGCATGGTGACCAATGCGATCGAAAAAGCGCAGCGTAAAGTCGAAGGCCGTAACTTCGACATTCGCAAGCAACTGCTTGAGTTCGATGATGTCTCCAACGAACAGCGTAAAGTGATTTACCACATGCGTAACAGCCTGCTGGCTGCGACCAACATTGGTGACACCATCGCTGACTTCCGTCTGGACGTGCTCAACAGCCTTGTCAGCCAGCACATTCCGCCACAGTCGCTGCCAGAACAGTGGGATGTCGTGGGCTTGGAAGCGGCGCTGAACAGCGATTTCGGCGTTCAGCTCCCGATCCAGCAGTGGCTCGACGAAGACGATCATCTGTACGAAGAAACCCTGCGCGAGAAGCTCTTGCAAGAGCTGCTGGCCGCCTACAACGATAAAGAAGAACAAGCCAGTGCCGAAGCGCTGCGCACGTTCGAGAAGCAGATTCTGCTACGTGTCCTCGACGACCTGTGGAAAGACCATCTGTCGACCATGGACCACCTGCGTCACGGTATCCACCTGCGGGGTTATGCACAGAAGAACCCGAAACAGGAATACAAACGCGAGTCCTTCGCGCTGTTCCAGGAACTGCTCGACTCGATCAAGCGCGACACTATCCGTGTGCTGTCTCACGTTCAGGTTCGCCGCGAAGACCCGGCCGAAGAAGAAGCCCGTCTGCGTCGCGACGCCGAGGAGCTGGCTCACCGCATGCAGTTCGAACACGCCGAGGCTCCAAGTCTGGATCAGCCCGAAGCGCTGCTGGAGGAGGGCGATGTTGCCGTCGCAGCGGCACCGGTTCGCAACGATCAGAAACTGGGTCGCAACGAAGTGTGCTGGTGTGGTTCGGGCAAAAAGTTCAAGCACTGCCACGGCCAGATCAACTAA